One window from the genome of Nicotiana tomentosiformis chromosome 5, ASM39032v3, whole genome shotgun sequence encodes:
- the LOC138892336 gene encoding uncharacterized protein: protein MTILYHLGKANVVADASSRKAESMGSLAFTPAVERPLAMDVKALDNILGRICVSNVDGLRELIVEEPHSSWNAIHLGATKKYHDLKKHNWWQRMKKDVVGNVSQCLNCQQVKCENQKLDGFDPEIGYTEVEVKLIEECLCTTQSRPKSYANRKVHDVAFLEDGKVLPRVSPMKGVMRFLRRSSRVLSILVLFDVLELVREVSYKLALPPSLSGVHLRFHVYMLRKYYEDHSYVLDFSSVQLDENLAYEEESVAILNRQGRKLRSKYIGLVKV, encoded by the exons ATgactatcttgtatcatctggggaaggctaatgtggtagcagatgcctcgagtagaaaggcagagagtatggggagtttggcatttACTCCAGctgtagagaggcctttagctatGGATGTTAAGGCTTTAGACAATATATTG GGTAGGAtttgtgtttctaatgttgatggcttgagggagttgATTGTTGAAGAGCCTCATAGTTCATGGAATGCTATTCACCTAGGTGCTACGAAGAAGTATCACGACTTGAAGAAGCATAATTGGTGgcagaggatgaagaaggacgtTGTTGGGAATGTATCgcagtgtttgaattgtcagcaggttaagtgtgAGAATCAGAAACTAGATGGTTTTGACCCGGAGATTGGTTATACCGAAGTGGAA gtgaagttgattgaGGAGTGCCTTTGTACAACACAGTCAAGGCCGAAGAGTTATGCTAataggaaggttcatgatgtggcTTTTTTGGAGGATGGGAAGGTTCTTCctagagtttcgcctatgaagggcgtgatgagatttTTGAGAAGATCAAGTCGAGTCCtcagtatattggtcctttttgATGTTTTGGAGTTAGTTCGTGAGGTGTCTTacaaacttgctttgccaccgAGCTTGTCGGGAGTTCATCTTCGGTTTCACGTTTacatgcttcggaagtattatGAAGATCATTcatatgtgttggatttcagttcagtgcagttggatgagaatctggcttatgaagaagagtcggtggccattttgaatAGGCAAGGTCGGAAGCTGAGGTCGAAATATATTGGATTAGTGAAGGTTTAG